One segment of Akkermansiaceae bacterium DNA contains the following:
- a CDS encoding HAD family phosphatase — translation MDFLFDIGNVIVGVDFLPALKRLIPSGTENVDARLHALLERKDEFEAGRVAADEYFPWAAEVLGFAGSHQQFIDAWLDIFSPNPPMWECIESLHQEGHRLILFSNINNPHKEYLMENYPVFQCFTGGVFSYQTGHIKPEADIYQLAIKQYGLTPGKTGYIDDLPANIAGGKNAGFLCHEYRADRHDRFLQWLSTQI, via the coding sequence ATGGATTTCCTATTCGATATCGGTAACGTCATCGTCGGCGTTGATTTTCTCCCCGCCCTGAAACGCCTTATCCCATCGGGAACTGAAAACGTAGACGCCCGACTGCATGCTTTACTTGAACGCAAGGACGAGTTTGAAGCGGGGCGTGTAGCTGCTGACGAATATTTTCCCTGGGCGGCTGAGGTGCTTGGCTTTGCCGGTAGTCACCAGCAATTCATTGATGCCTGGCTGGATATTTTTTCGCCCAACCCACCGATGTGGGAATGCATTGAATCCCTGCATCAGGAAGGACACCGGCTGATTCTGTTTTCCAACATCAACAACCCGCATAAAGAATACCTGATGGAGAACTACCCGGTATTCCAGTGTTTTACCGGCGGTGTTTTTTCCTACCAGACCGGGCATATCAAACCGGAAGCCGACATCTATCAGCTGGCAATCAAGCAATACGGTCTAACGCCTGGAAAAACCGGATATATTGACGATCTGCCGGCCAACATTGCGGGCGGGAAAAATGCCGGCTTCCTCTGCCATGAATACCGGGCAGACCGACATGACCGCTTCCTCCAGTGGCTGTCCACCCAGATATAG
- the mgtE gene encoding magnesium transporter — protein sequence MPEESRILDIEALETAIEARDAEAFHAAAEDLHYADLATVFEDIDQDGRDFFTTQISLERFPEILAELPDTLIEETLERFDISGQREILGRLIDDDRADILQDVSPEARQRYLAMLHPEEQETTRSLMRYHEDTAGGRMTTQAARVSLGMTVKEALDVLREHKDSAESLARIYVVDDAGILKGKIRFRELAFNAWDTPVQDVMEEVDLSILASTDQEEAAQMFSKYDMTLLPVVDEYDRLLGVITHDDVIEILEEESTEDIEKMSGIAGEQSEETYLNTAIITHFKRRFPWLLILALLAILSGYVMLRFEHVLSSIYLLALYLPMVVAAGGNTGGQAATMVIRAMSLGELEAGSTAKVVVKELSLGAMLGSLLGSCIAIITITILPAFNPQLPDGIEMTTFAMAVSVALAAQITTSTLSGAMLPLGARAIKLDPAVVAAPAITTLVDISGMVIYFTAAQAIL from the coding sequence ATGCCTGAGGAGAGTAGAATATTGGACATCGAGGCACTGGAGACAGCGATTGAAGCCCGTGATGCCGAGGCGTTTCACGCTGCTGCGGAAGACCTGCACTACGCAGACCTCGCCACGGTGTTTGAGGACATCGATCAGGATGGCAGGGACTTTTTCACCACCCAAATCAGCCTGGAACGCTTTCCCGAAATCCTCGCCGAACTCCCGGATACCCTGATTGAGGAAACCCTTGAGCGGTTCGATATCTCCGGTCAGCGTGAAATCCTTGGCAGGTTGATTGATGACGACCGGGCCGACATCTTGCAAGATGTCAGCCCCGAAGCGCGTCAACGCTACCTCGCCATGCTTCATCCCGAGGAGCAGGAGACAACGCGCAGCCTGATGCGCTATCATGAGGACACCGCCGGTGGTCGGATGACAACACAGGCCGCCAGGGTGTCGCTGGGCATGACCGTCAAGGAAGCGCTCGATGTATTACGCGAGCACAAGGATTCCGCCGAATCACTGGCCCGTATCTATGTCGTCGATGATGCGGGTATCCTGAAGGGAAAGATCCGCTTCCGGGAGCTGGCCTTCAACGCCTGGGACACCCCTGTCCAGGATGTGATGGAAGAGGTGGACCTCTCCATTCTTGCCAGCACCGACCAGGAGGAGGCGGCACAAATGTTTTCCAAATACGATATGACACTGCTTCCGGTGGTGGATGAATATGACCGCTTGCTCGGAGTCATCACCCACGACGATGTCATCGAAATCCTCGAGGAAGAATCGACCGAGGACATCGAGAAAATGTCCGGTATCGCGGGTGAGCAATCCGAGGAAACCTACCTCAACACGGCGATCATCACCCATTTCAAACGCCGCTTTCCCTGGCTGCTCATCCTTGCCCTGTTAGCTATTTTATCGGGCTACGTGATGCTGCGCTTTGAGCATGTTCTCAGCAGTATTTACCTGCTGGCACTCTACCTCCCCATGGTCGTTGCGGCCGGGGGAAACACAGGTGGGCAGGCGGCCACCATGGTCATTCGCGCCATGTCCCTTGGCGAGTTGGAAGCAGGCTCAACGGCCAAGGTCGTCGTCAAAGAACTGTCCCTGGGCGCGATGCTAGGCTCGTTGTTAGGAAGCTGCATCGCCATCATCACCATCACCATCCTCCCTGCCTTCAATCCGCAATTGCCGGATGGTATCGAGATGACCACCTTCGCCATGGCGGTATCGGTCGCCCTCGCGGCCCAGATTACGACGTCCACCCTCTCCGGCGCCATGCTGCCGCTCGGAGCCCGTGCAATCAAACTCGACCCCGCCGTAGTAGCGGCTCCCGCGATCACCACGCTGGTCGATATTTCCGGTATGGTGATCTACTTCACGGCGGCGCAGGCGATACTCTAG
- the sucD gene encoding succinate--CoA ligase subunit alpha — protein sequence MSILVDENTRVLVQGITGGFGGKHAQLSLDYGTRIVAGVTPGKGGQVFGEKTPVYDTVEEAAKQTGATVSAIFVPPPFAADAILEAVDAQLDLVVCITEGIPVADMMRVKEMMAGSKTRLIGPNCPGIVTPGHGKDSHGGCRIGIAPGYIHRRGNVGVVSRSGTLTYEAVYQLTELGYGQSTCVGIGGDPINGTSHIDVLKMFNDDPETEAIIMIGEIGGNAEAEAARWAKDHCSKPIAGFIAGATAPPGRRMGHAGAIVGGAEDTAEAKKAILRECGINVAETPSNMGKRLVEML from the coding sequence ATGTCAATCTTAGTAGATGAAAACACCAGGGTGCTCGTCCAGGGTATCACCGGAGGCTTTGGCGGCAAACATGCCCAGCTCAGTCTCGATTACGGAACCCGGATCGTCGCCGGCGTGACTCCCGGAAAGGGAGGGCAGGTATTTGGCGAGAAGACACCGGTCTATGACACCGTGGAGGAAGCGGCGAAACAAACCGGAGCCACGGTTTCCGCAATTTTTGTCCCCCCTCCATTCGCCGCCGATGCCATCCTGGAAGCCGTAGACGCACAACTTGATCTTGTGGTCTGTATCACCGAGGGGATTCCTGTCGCCGATATGATGCGGGTCAAGGAAATGATGGCAGGCAGCAAAACCCGTTTGATCGGTCCGAACTGCCCTGGCATCGTAACTCCCGGTCATGGCAAGGATTCCCATGGAGGATGCCGTATCGGCATCGCCCCCGGATACATCCACAGGCGCGGCAACGTCGGGGTTGTTTCCAGGTCCGGCACCCTCACCTATGAAGCCGTCTATCAATTGACAGAGCTAGGCTACGGCCAGAGCACGTGTGTGGGGATCGGTGGTGACCCGATCAATGGCACCTCGCATATTGATGTGCTGAAAATGTTTAACGATGACCCCGAGACCGAAGCGATCATCATGATCGGTGAGATCGGTGGTAATGCCGAAGCCGAGGCGGCTAGGTGGGCGAAGGACCACTGCTCCAAGCCGATTGCCGGATTTATCGCCGGTGCCACGGCACCTCCAGGACGCCGCATGGGGCATGCTGGAGCCATCGTTGGCGGTGCCGAGGATACCGCCGAGGCGAAAAAAGCCATCCTCCGCGAGTGTGGAATCAACGTCGCCGAAACCCCGTCGAACATGGGTAAAAGGCTTGTTGAGATGCTGTAA